One genomic window of Cannabis sativa cultivar Pink pepper isolate KNU-18-1 chromosome 2, ASM2916894v1, whole genome shotgun sequence includes the following:
- the LOC115718902 gene encoding peptide-N(4)-(N-acetyl-beta-glucosaminyl)asparagine amidase isoform X2, translating into MVERKFLVRHNSSDFAVDYDTDDGFEVFKFQLYSLTLLPPEDQKIIGIDDDHMVSNDSDLVTVSEKLRLVSIIEDHKEEENGESSTGNETDFLKSDEELARKLQAEDEALLLYVVAENNEIFEQRGRPYIEQVRLYEDPMRQEVARQSVPIDELQEKALVSLAKEGEFNPSKAEKDHAFLLELLFWFKRSFSWVNAPPCDSCGKETISQGMAAALPSELRYGGSRVEIYRCKFCSMITRFPRYNDPLKLIETRRGRCGEWANCFTFYCRAFGYESRLILDFTDHVWTECFSPFFGRWMHLDPCEGVYDKPLLYENGWNKKLNYVIAIAKDGLCDVTKRYTRKWHEVLTRRIITTESGLTSVLNKITTECRSGFSSEVISALKDRDEKERQTLERDLYSTNNASISLPGRLSGDKEWRKLRSEIGSDSLSCFCCPVRICVDEHVTRVYDAFLPLFSYFVKEELPQSVVLELLGFVKDIIKDLQKSPFRTRNVSLHLNSSQSFVRQALPFLNELLNALSLEKVDTDGNVDICLADNPVKTSLALLVALDAFDYTIHNLKNCEKLSKASLALPLLKLSRIHSGSVLASGEELPFGIATSAFDGMRTTKWEESNGARGCWLVYKVSDNLMHKLVAYELMSANDAPERDPMDCVHIV; encoded by the exons ATGGTGGAGCGGAAGTTTCTAGTTCGCCACAATAGCTCAGACTTCGCTGTCGACTACGACACTGACGACGGCTTTGAA GTTTTCAAATTCCAGCTTTACTCCCTCACTCTTCTCCCACCTGAAGACCAAAAG ATTATCGGAATTGATGATGATCACATGGTCTCCAACGATTCCGATCTCGTTACCGTTTCGGAGAAACTCCGATTGGTTTCGATAATTGAGGATCACAAAGAAGAAGAGAATGGAGAATCAAGTACTGGAAATGAAACTGATTTCCTTAAATCCGATGAGGAATTGGCTCGAAAGTTGCAG GCGGAGGACGAGGCACTTTTGTTGTATGTTGTGGCTGAAAATAACGAAATTTTTGAGCAAAGAGGTCGGCCTTATATCGAGCAAGTTCGCCTG TACGAGGACCCAATGCGCCAGGAGGTTGCTCGACAATCAGTCCCTATAGATGAGCTCCAGGAGAAAGCGTTGGTTTCTTTGGCAAAG GAGGGTGAATTTAATCCGTCTAAAGCAGAAAAAGATCACGCTTTCCTGCTCGAGCTTCTTTTCTGGTTCAAGCGATCCTTCAG TTGGGTTAATGCACCTCCTTGCGATAGTTGTGGCAAGGAAACCATAAGCCAAGGTATGGCTGCTGCACTTCCTTCTGAACTTCGTTATGGAGGTTCTCGAGTTGAAATTTATAG ATGCAAATTTTGTTCAATGATCACCCGCTTCCCACGCTACAATGATCCATTGAAg CTTATAGAAACAAGAAGGGGACGTTGTGGGGAGTGGGCCAATTGCTTCACATTTTATTGTCGAGCTTTTGGATATGAATCCCGTTTG ATTTTGGATTTCACTGATCATGTTTGGACAGAGtgcttttcaccattttttggGAG ATGGATGCATCTTGACCCTTGTGAAGGAGTGTACGACAAACCATTGTTATATGAGAATGG GTGGAACaagaaattaaattatgtaattgcCATTGCAAAAGACGGTTTATGTGATGTCACCAAACGTTACACAAGGAAGTGGCATGAG GTTCTAACTCGACGAATTATTACCACGGAGTCTGGATTGACAAGTGTCCTCAATAAGATAACAACAGAATGTCGAAGTGGTTTTTCATCTGAAGTTATCTCTGCACTTAAAGACCGTGATGAGAAGGAAAGACAAACACTTGAAAGAGATTTATATTCTACAAATAATGCCTCAATCTCATTACCTGGAAGACTAAGTGGTGATAAGGAATGGCGGAAGTTGAGATCAGAAATTGGTTCTGATTCCTTGAGTTGCTTTTGTTGTCCAGTTCGAATATGCGTAGATGAGCATGTGACTAGAGTTTATGATGCATTTCTTccactcttttcttattttgttaAGGAAGAACTTCCTCAGTCAGTAGTTCTTGAACTGCTTGGCTTTGTTAAAGACATTATCAAAGATCTCCAAAAATCTCCTTTTAGAACTAGGAATGTCTCGCTACATTTGAATAGTAGCCAATCATTTGTGCGTCAAGCACTGCCATTTTTGAATGAGTTACTTAATGCTCTCTCACTTGAAAAGGTTGACACAGATGGGAATGTGGATATTTGTTTAGCCGACAATCCTGTTAAAACCTCTCTAGCTCTTCTTGTAGCCTTGGATGCTTTCGATTACACCATACATAATCTCAAGAATTGTGAAAAGTTGAGTAAAGCTTCTCTCGCATTGCCTCTGTTGAAATTAAGTAGAATACATTCTGGTTCAGTTCTCGCGAGTGGTGAAGAACTTCCCTTCGGAATT GCCACTTCTGCATTTGATGGAATGCGAACAACTAAATGGGAAGAATCAAATGGTGCTCGAG GTTGTTGGCTTGTATATAAGGTGTCAGACAACCTAATGCACAAACTTGTGGCCTATGAGTTAATGTCAGCCAATGATGCACCAGAAAGGGATCCAATGGATTG